The following are encoded in a window of Pseudalgibacter alginicilyticus genomic DNA:
- a CDS encoding HU family DNA-binding protein: MTKADIVAKISDKLGIEKGDVQATVETFMEEVKTSLESGDNVYLRGFGSFIIKTRAEKTGRNISKNTTIKIPAHNIPAFKPAKVFVEGVKANVDVK, encoded by the coding sequence ATGACGAAGGCTGATATAGTAGCAAAAATTTCAGATAAATTAGGAATTGAAAAAGGAGATGTTCAAGCAACTGTTGAAACATTTATGGAAGAAGTAAAAACTTCTTTAGAAAGTGGAGACAATGTTTATCTTAGAGGTTTTGGAAGTTTCATAATTAAAACAAGAGCAGAAAAAACTGGTAGAAATATATCTAAAAACACTACCATTAAAATCCCTGCACACAATATCCCTGCATTTAAGCCTGCAAAAGTATTTGTTGAAGGTGTTAAAGCTAATGTAGACGTTAAATAA
- a CDS encoding gliding motility-associated protein GldE: MDPDPASFKLLIMAIDFSIVSSLLLLGLLLVCSALISGAEVALFSLSRTDLDKGLEEKSKRIQIIALLLERPKKLLATILIANNFINIAIVILFAYLGGFLFENISSTLLKFLVEVVIVTFLILLFGEILPKIYASRNKVKFATFMAYPLRVLDVILSPLSLPMRSVTLGIHSKLGKQKSNLSVDQLSQALELTSEADTTKEEQKILQGIVSFGNTDTKQVMRPRIDIFALNIESKYTEIMPEIIENGYSRIPVYKDNIDTIEGILYVKDLLPYIDRKQFDWKTLLREPFFVPENKKLDDLMGEFQEKKVHLAVVVDEYGGTSGLISLEDIIEEIVGDISDEFDDEDLTYSKLDNNNYVFEGKTALKDFYKVLNIENVSIFEANKGEAETVAGFVLEISGSFPKRNSKINFENYIFTIESLDKKRIKRVKFTIT, translated from the coding sequence TTGGACCCTGACCCCGCGAGTTTTAAATTATTAATAATGGCAATTGATTTTTCAATTGTTAGTAGTTTGTTATTATTAGGACTATTGTTAGTCTGCTCTGCTCTAATTTCGGGCGCTGAAGTCGCTTTATTTTCACTTTCAAGAACAGATTTAGATAAGGGTTTGGAAGAAAAGTCTAAACGTATTCAAATTATAGCTTTACTGTTAGAGCGACCTAAAAAGTTGCTGGCTACTATATTAATAGCAAATAACTTTATAAACATTGCTATTGTTATTCTATTTGCTTATTTAGGGGGCTTTTTGTTTGAAAATATATCATCAACCTTATTGAAATTTCTCGTAGAAGTTGTAATAGTTACTTTTTTAATATTGTTATTTGGCGAAATTTTGCCAAAAATATATGCCAGCAGAAATAAAGTGAAATTTGCTACATTTATGGCATATCCATTACGAGTTTTAGATGTGATTTTATCGCCTTTAAGTTTGCCTATGCGAAGTGTTACTTTGGGGATTCACAGTAAATTGGGGAAGCAAAAATCTAACTTAAGCGTTGATCAGTTATCCCAAGCTTTGGAACTTACCAGTGAAGCTGATACCACAAAAGAAGAGCAGAAAATATTGCAAGGCATTGTATCTTTTGGTAATACAGATACTAAACAAGTGATGCGCCCTCGTATCGATATTTTTGCATTGAATATTGAATCTAAATATACGGAAATTATGCCTGAAATTATTGAAAATGGGTATTCACGCATTCCTGTTTATAAAGATAATATTGATACCATTGAAGGCATTTTATACGTAAAAGATTTACTTCCCTATATTGATAGAAAGCAATTTGATTGGAAAACGTTATTGCGTGAACCATTTTTTGTGCCTGAAAATAAAAAATTGGACGATTTAATGGGGGAATTTCAAGAGAAAAAAGTGCATTTGGCAGTTGTAGTTGATGAATATGGTGGAACTTCTGGACTGATTTCTTTAGAAGATATAATTGAAGAAATTGTTGGAGATATCAGTGACGAGTTTGATGATGAAGATTTAACTTATTCTAAATTAGATAATAATAATTATGTTTTTGAAGGGAAAACTGCTTTGAAAGATTTTTATAAGGTTCTTAATATTGAAAACGTCTCTATTTTTGAAGCTAATAAGGGTGAAGCTGAAACAGTGGCTGGTTTTGTTTTAGAAATTTCAGGTAGTTTTCCAAAGAGAAATAGTAAAATAAATTTTGAGAATTATATTTTTACTATAGAGTCTTTGGATAAAAAACGAATTAAACGCGTCAAATTTACAATTACTTAA
- a CDS encoding single-stranded DNA-binding protein, protein MSGTLNKVMLIGHLGDEVKMHYFEGGGCIGRFPLATNETYTNKQTNERITNTEWHNIVVRNKGAEICEKYLSKGDKVYVEGRLKTRKWQDDSGADRYSTEIHCTDFTFLSTKKESENNALNSSAAQKPIVSQLAKSESAKNEPIGEEEDDLPF, encoded by the coding sequence ATGTCTGGAACCTTAAATAAAGTAATGCTAATTGGGCATTTGGGAGATGAAGTAAAAATGCATTATTTTGAAGGTGGAGGTTGTATTGGGCGTTTTCCATTAGCTACAAATGAAACCTATACAAATAAACAAACCAATGAACGAATTACTAATACTGAATGGCACAATATTGTAGTACGAAATAAAGGTGCTGAAATTTGTGAAAAGTATTTAAGTAAAGGAGATAAAGTTTATGTTGAAGGTAGATTAAAAACTAGAAAATGGCAAGACGATAGTGGAGCAGATAGATATTCAACAGAAATTCATTGTACAGATTTTACTTTTCTTTCAACTAAAAAAGAAAGTGAAAATAATGCATTAAATTCATCGGCAGCTCAAAAACCTATTGTTAGTCAGCTAGCAAAGAGTGAGTCTGCAAAAAACGAACCTATTGGCGAAGAGGAGGATGATCTTCCTTTTTAA
- a CDS encoding Rne/Rng family ribonuclease has protein sequence MDKELIIRSSSDDVDFALLKDGKLIELQKDEGSNNFSVGDVFIAKIRKAVPGLNAAFVNVGYDKDAFLHYHDLGPKLPSLLKFTKSVSTGKLKDFSLKNFPFEKDIDKDGKIVDVLKSNQSLLVQIVKEPISTKGPRISSELSIAGRYIVLVPFSNRISISQKIESKDEKDRLKRLVKSITPPGFGIIVRTVAEGKKVAELDKDLQNLLSRWTAMCKKLHKAHHPSKVLGEMNKASSILRDIFNDTFTGITVDDEELYYQIKDYVQEIAPNKESIVKLYQSNVPIFEKFGIERQIKTSFGKTVSMAKGAYLVIEHTEALHVIDVNSGNRSNKANNQEDTALEVNLIAATEMARQLRLRDMGGIIVVDFIDMTNAENRQKLFNHLRDEMKDDRAKHKILPPSKFGLIQITRQRVRPEMNIKTREENPDDILNGSEVEAPIGIVQKVNHDLELLIKKDYKKLTLNTHPFIAAFLTKGFPSIRSKWFLEHKKWVKVLPRDAYTYLEYHFFDKDGNQIK, from the coding sequence ATGGATAAAGAATTGATTATTCGATCTAGTTCTGATGATGTTGATTTTGCCTTATTAAAAGATGGAAAACTTATTGAATTACAGAAAGACGAGGGTAGTAACAACTTTTCGGTTGGTGATGTGTTTATAGCCAAAATACGAAAAGCTGTTCCTGGATTAAATGCTGCATTTGTTAATGTAGGTTATGATAAAGATGCTTTTTTGCATTATCATGATTTAGGTCCTAAGCTTCCTTCGCTTTTAAAATTCACAAAAAGTGTAAGCACAGGTAAACTAAAAGATTTTTCTTTAAAAAACTTCCCATTTGAAAAAGATATTGATAAAGACGGCAAAATTGTTGACGTCTTAAAATCAAATCAATCGCTATTGGTACAAATAGTAAAAGAACCCATATCCACCAAAGGACCCAGAATTAGTTCTGAGCTTTCCATTGCTGGTAGATATATTGTTTTAGTACCTTTTTCTAATCGCATTTCTATTTCTCAAAAAATAGAAAGTAAAGATGAAAAAGACCGCTTAAAACGATTGGTAAAAAGCATTACGCCTCCAGGTTTTGGTATTATAGTTCGTACAGTAGCAGAAGGCAAAAAAGTAGCCGAATTAGATAAAGATTTACAAAATTTGCTAAGTCGTTGGACAGCAATGTGTAAAAAGCTACATAAAGCCCACCATCCCAGTAAAGTTTTAGGTGAAATGAATAAGGCCTCCTCTATTTTGCGAGACATATTCAATGATACCTTTACAGGAATAACTGTAGATGATGAAGAGCTTTATTATCAAATTAAAGATTATGTGCAAGAAATTGCACCAAACAAAGAATCAATCGTTAAATTGTATCAATCTAACGTTCCTATTTTTGAAAAATTTGGAATTGAAAGACAAATTAAAACCTCCTTTGGAAAAACTGTTTCTATGGCTAAAGGCGCGTATTTGGTAATAGAACATACTGAAGCGTTACACGTTATTGATGTAAACAGTGGCAACAGATCTAACAAAGCTAACAACCAAGAGGACACGGCCTTAGAGGTTAACCTAATAGCCGCCACAGAAATGGCTCGTCAATTACGCTTACGTGATATGGGAGGTATTATAGTTGTAGACTTTATAGATATGACCAATGCTGAAAACAGGCAAAAACTCTTTAACCATCTTCGCGATGAAATGAAAGATGATAGAGCAAAACACAAAATACTGCCTCCAAGTAAATTTGGATTGATACAAATTACAAGACAGCGTGTTCGACCAGAAATGAACATTAAAACCCGTGAGGAAAATCCTGACGATATTTTAAATGGTTCTGAAGTTGAAGCGCCTATAGGTATCGTGCAAAAAGTAAATCACGACCTTGAATTACTAATAAAAAAAGACTATAAAAAGTTGACTTTAAACACACATCCTTTTATAGCGGCCTTTTTAACAAAAGGTTTTCCATCAATACGTTCTAAATGGTTTTTAGAACATAAAAAATGGGTTAAAGTTTTACCAAGAGATGCTTACACATATTTAGAATATCACTTTTTTGATAAAGATGGTAATCAAATTAAATAA
- the mutY gene encoding A/G-specific adenine glycosylase — protein MKFSKKIIDWYSVNKRSLPWRETKNPYYIWLSEIILQQTQVKQGLPYYEAFVANYPTIFQLAEANESEVLKLWQGLGYYSRARNLHASAKYVTNILNGVFPDNYKDLLNLKGVGDYTASAIASICFNEATAVVDGNVYRVLSRYFGIETPINSSKGTKEFKLLAQELIDKKKPAEFNQAIMEFGAIQCKPQNPDCHVCPFTKGCIAFNKNKIADFPVKLKSAKAKKKYFNFVVFISNDNKTILEKREGKGIWQNLYQFPLIETNKEINYEAFKNLVENHKLIQKQPFELSLYNEEVIIHKLSHQHLYTKFWIVSLESKITGAIPIEEITDYAVPIVIGNFLESFNF, from the coding sequence ATGAAATTTTCAAAAAAAATAATTGACTGGTATTCAGTTAATAAGCGTAGTTTGCCTTGGAGAGAAACCAAAAATCCGTATTATATATGGTTGTCAGAAATCATTTTACAACAGACACAAGTGAAACAAGGGTTACCTTATTATGAAGCTTTTGTTGCCAATTATCCCACTATTTTTCAATTAGCAGAGGCTAATGAAAGTGAAGTTTTAAAGTTATGGCAAGGTTTAGGGTATTATTCTAGAGCTAGAAATTTACATGCTTCGGCAAAATATGTTACTAATATTTTAAATGGTGTGTTTCCAGATAATTATAAGGATTTATTAAATTTAAAAGGTGTGGGAGATTATACAGCAAGTGCCATTGCTTCTATTTGTTTTAATGAAGCCACTGCTGTAGTTGATGGTAATGTGTATAGAGTATTGTCTAGATACTTTGGAATTGAAACTCCCATTAATTCGTCAAAAGGAACTAAGGAATTTAAGCTGCTGGCTCAAGAACTTATTGATAAAAAGAAACCTGCCGAATTTAATCAAGCCATCATGGAATTTGGAGCTATTCAATGCAAACCACAAAATCCAGATTGTCATGTGTGCCCATTCACTAAAGGATGCATAGCATTTAATAAAAATAAAATTGCAGATTTCCCAGTAAAATTAAAATCAGCAAAGGCAAAAAAAAAGTATTTCAATTTTGTGGTCTTTATTTCCAACGATAATAAAACAATTTTAGAAAAACGTGAAGGTAAAGGAATATGGCAAAATTTATATCAATTCCCACTGATAGAGACCAATAAGGAAATTAATTATGAAGCATTTAAAAATTTGGTTGAAAACCATAAACTGATACAAAAACAGCCTTTTGAATTATCTCTATATAATGAAGAAGTAATTATTCATAAACTTTCGCATCAGCATTTATATACTAAATTTTGGATTGTCAGTTTGGAAAGTAAGATTACAGGGGCAATTCCAATTGAAGAAATTACAGATTATGCAGTGCCAATTGTTATTGGAAATTTTCTAGAATCGTTTAATTTTTGA
- a CDS encoding DUF3078 domain-containing protein has protein sequence MKNAFLLFFFTGIITLQAQTLEELQAILAIQKDSLKAVKSRVDATQGKIDAFPGWKKGAFGTIGGSFSNFNNWYAQKSPNNRSGNIGFTGNAFANLDADNFFWRNSGAINLSWVKFDDKDVMDTSKWREATDVFNISSLYGLKLNETLALSGLGEYRTTILNNFNNPGYLDAGIGATWTPIKDLVVVAHPLNYNLVLSRNDVIFKSSFGTKILVDYTRQIKEVSFKTNLSMFQSYKSSNFSNWTWNNTFGYTLWKMIGVGFDFGLRSNKQEALKYYDNLYDITSGNPTPSFENIDNKLQSYYTLGLSYKF, from the coding sequence ATGAAAAATGCTTTTTTGTTATTTTTTTTTACAGGGATTATTACCTTACAAGCACAAACCTTAGAAGAGTTACAAGCTATTTTAGCTATTCAAAAAGATTCACTTAAAGCTGTTAAAAGTAGAGTGGATGCTACACAAGGAAAAATAGATGCATTTCCAGGTTGGAAAAAAGGTGCCTTTGGAACTATTGGTGGTAGTTTTTCAAATTTTAATAATTGGTATGCTCAAAAATCACCAAATAACAGATCTGGTAATATAGGGTTTACAGGAAATGCTTTTGCAAATCTCGATGCAGATAACTTTTTTTGGAGAAATTCGGGCGCTATAAACTTATCTTGGGTAAAGTTTGATGATAAAGATGTTATGGATACTTCAAAATGGCGCGAGGCAACAGATGTATTTAATATTTCTTCTTTATACGGACTTAAATTAAACGAAACCTTAGCACTTTCTGGACTTGGAGAATACAGAACTACCATTTTAAACAACTTTAATAATCCTGGGTATTTGGATGCAGGTATTGGAGCAACTTGGACGCCCATAAAAGATTTGGTTGTTGTGGCACATCCGTTAAATTATAACTTAGTATTAAGTAGAAACGACGTAATTTTTAAATCGTCTTTTGGTACAAAAATACTTGTAGATTATACCAGACAAATAAAAGAAGTTAGTTTTAAAACAAATTTATCGATGTTTCAAAGTTATAAAAGCAGCAATTTTTCTAATTGGACATGGAACAACACATTTGGGTACACCCTTTGGAAAATGATTGGTGTAGGTTTTGATTTTGGGTTGAGAAGTAATAAGCAGGAAGCATTAAAATATTATGATAATTTATATGATATTACCAGTGGCAATCCCACACCTTCTTTTGAAAACATTGATAATAAATTACAAAGCTATTACACTTTAGGGTTGAGTTACAAATTTTAA
- a CDS encoding DMT family transporter, with translation MKNFNQKWLYLFVLSLIWGSSFILIKKALIGLTPYQLGALRTIITGLFLFVVGFKSLKNIQKSDWKWVVVSGFLGSFIPAFLFAIAETEIDSAVASMLNSLTPLNTILFGAAIFKLTSTKRQVLGVVIGFLGTSMLILKGADLNPHQNYLYAGFVLLATVCYAINVNVIKRYLQHVKPLAIATGNYAAIFFPAMIILCFSGFFSDATFSHPDFIMSMVYITTLAFFGTALAKVLFNRLIQMSTAVFASSVTYIITIVALFWGVLDGESFSIIQVLACVIILIGVYLSQKRV, from the coding sequence ATGAAGAATTTTAATCAAAAATGGCTTTATCTTTTTGTCCTTTCTTTAATTTGGGGTAGTTCATTTATTCTAATTAAAAAAGCTTTAATAGGTTTAACGCCCTATCAACTTGGTGCATTACGAACTATTATTACAGGATTGTTTTTGTTTGTTGTAGGATTTAAATCCTTAAAGAATATTCAAAAATCAGATTGGAAATGGGTTGTTGTTTCAGGGTTTTTAGGGTCGTTTATTCCTGCCTTTTTATTTGCCATTGCAGAAACTGAAATTGATAGTGCGGTGGCTTCTATGCTAAATTCATTAACGCCTTTAAACACTATTTTGTTTGGAGCTGCTATTTTTAAACTAACCAGTACTAAACGGCAGGTTTTGGGTGTTGTTATTGGTTTTTTAGGAACATCAATGCTTATTTTAAAAGGTGCAGATTTAAATCCGCATCAAAACTATTTGTATGCTGGTTTTGTGCTTTTAGCAACAGTTTGTTATGCTATAAATGTTAACGTCATAAAACGGTATTTACAGCATGTAAAACCTTTGGCTATTGCTACAGGAAATTATGCAGCTATATTTTTTCCGGCCATGATAATTTTATGTTTTTCCGGATTCTTTTCTGATGCTACCTTTAGCCATCCCGATTTTATAATGTCAATGGTTTATATTACTACTTTAGCTTTTTTTGGAACGGCTTTAGCAAAGGTGTTATTTAATAGATTAATACAAATGTCTACAGCAGTTTTTGCTTCTTCAGTAACATATATCATAACAATTGTAGCCTTGTTTTGGGGTGTTTTAGATGGGGAATCATTTAGTATTATTCAAGTGTTGGCATGTGTTATTATTTTAATTGGGGTATATCTATCTCAAAAACGAGTTTAA
- the gldD gene encoding gliding motility lipoprotein GldD, with product MKYFIYLLLVFFFVSCGKNYVPKPKGYLRLDYPNPNYEKVESELPFYFEINKSGSELESKKIVSSTESYGINIKYPLLKGTIFLTYKSINANRDNLLAFLKDAQNLPQKHMIKADAVLEEGYENTVSRVYGMFYEVDGNAASQAQFYVTDSVNHFLTGSLYFYAKPNYDSILPAANYLQKDIKHIMETITWK from the coding sequence ATGAAGTATTTTATTTATTTATTATTGGTTTTTTTCTTTGTTTCCTGTGGCAAAAATTACGTGCCTAAACCCAAAGGCTATTTGCGTTTGGATTATCCAAATCCAAATTATGAAAAAGTAGAATCGGAATTACCTTTTTATTTTGAAATAAATAAATCTGGTTCAGAATTAGAAAGTAAAAAAATAGTAAGTTCTACTGAAAGCTATGGAATTAATATTAAATACCCATTATTAAAAGGTACTATTTTTTTAACTTATAAATCCATAAATGCAAATAGAGATAATTTACTGGCATTTTTAAAAGACGCTCAAAACTTACCACAAAAGCATATGATAAAAGCGGATGCCGTTTTGGAAGAGGGGTATGAAAACACGGTAAGTAGAGTTTATGGAATGTTTTATGAAGTGGATGGAAATGCTGCCTCACAAGCTCAATTTTATGTAACCGATAGCGTTAATCATTTTTTAACAGGATCCTTATATTTCTATGCAAAACCTAATTATGATTCCATTTTGCCTGCTGCTAATTATTTACAGAAAGATATAAAACACATTATGGAAACTATTACTTGGAAATAG
- a CDS encoding DUF3078 domain-containing protein: protein MKKTLLLLTLFVGLISTQAQTKEELQAQKSEKQAEANAAQAEANALQAKIDALPGWRKGAFGTIGGSLSNFNNWYSQDKPNNVSGNIGLTVNAYANLIEEKFFWRNSLTTNLNWVKLDDKDSSTDSDNFEPSTDVFSITSLYGRNITKTLAISGLAEYRTTLLDNFNDPGYLDVGIGATWTPIQNLIVVVHPLNYNFVFADNDAVFESSLGAKIVADYTRQIGAINFKTNLSTFQSYKSGDLSNLTWTNSFSYTLWKMIGVGFDFGLRSNKQEALNYALAQTPATATSFDDVDNKLQSYYTIGLSYKF, encoded by the coding sequence ATGAAAAAAACATTATTGTTATTGACTTTATTTGTCGGACTTATTTCCACCCAAGCTCAAACAAAAGAAGAATTACAAGCACAAAAATCTGAAAAACAAGCAGAAGCAAATGCAGCTCAAGCAGAAGCAAATGCTTTACAAGCAAAAATTGATGCCCTTCCAGGGTGGAGAAAAGGTGCTTTTGGTACTATTGGAGGAAGTTTGTCTAATTTTAACAATTGGTACTCTCAAGATAAACCAAACAATGTATCTGGAAATATTGGATTGACTGTTAATGCCTATGCTAATTTAATAGAAGAGAAATTCTTTTGGAGAAACTCTTTAACTACCAATTTAAACTGGGTAAAGTTAGATGATAAAGATTCATCAACTGATAGTGATAACTTTGAACCTTCAACTGATGTTTTCAGTATTACATCTTTATACGGAAGAAATATTACTAAAACATTAGCTATTTCCGGATTAGCGGAATACAGAACAACCTTGTTAGATAACTTTAACGATCCTGGATATTTAGATGTAGGTATTGGTGCTACTTGGACGCCAATTCAAAATTTGATAGTTGTTGTACACCCATTAAACTACAATTTTGTTTTTGCAGATAATGATGCTGTATTTGAATCTTCTTTAGGTGCTAAAATTGTTGCAGATTATACCAGGCAAATTGGTGCTATCAATTTTAAAACCAATTTATCAACATTCCAAAGTTATAAAAGCGGAGATTTATCAAACTTAACATGGACAAATTCTTTCAGCTATACTTTATGGAAAATGATTGGTGTAGGTTTTGATTTTGGATTGAGAAGTAACAAGCAAGAAGCCTTAAATTATGCTTTAGCACAAACACCAGCAACGGCAACTTCTTTTGATGATGTTGATAATAAATTACAATCATATTACACGATTGGTTTGAGTTATAAATTTTAA
- a CDS encoding heavy-metal-associated domain-containing protein, whose product MKTIKILTLAFLALVAMNCKNETKPEVKTVEVETETVKELDPNATYAKAEFIIDGMTCQIGCAATIQKKISNMEGVKSAKVDFESKLAMVEYDNAKVTPTLLEETVTKVADIYIVSGMKTVDAFSLEETEQGIN is encoded by the coding sequence ATGAAAACCATAAAAATATTAACCCTTGCTTTTCTTGCTTTAGTAGCAATGAATTGTAAAAATGAAACAAAGCCTGAAGTTAAAACTGTTGAAGTTGAAACTGAAACCGTTAAAGAATTAGATCCAAACGCTACGTATGCAAAAGCAGAATTTATTATTGATGGTATGACATGCCAAATAGGTTGTGCGGCTACCATTCAAAAAAAGATTTCTAATATGGAAGGCGTCAAATCTGCTAAAGTTGATTTTGAATCAAAATTAGCCATGGTAGAATATGACAACGCTAAAGTAACACCAACTTTATTAGAAGAAACAGTTACTAAAGTTGCCGACATTTATATAGTAAGTGGCATGAAAACAGTTGATGCCTTTTCTTTGGAAGAAACAGAGCAGGGTATAAACTAA